One Proteinivorax tanatarense DNA segment encodes these proteins:
- the spoIIAB gene encoding anti-sigma F factor yields the protein MELKIPSLSKNESFARVTIASFASQLDPTVEEINDIKTAVSEAVTNAIIHGYENEMGELYISAKITANTVEIKVKDTGRGIEDVEKAREPLFTSKPELERSGMGFTIIENFMDEVEILSKTGSGTQITMRKKIVPSTTEK from the coding sequence ATGGAGTTAAAAATACCAAGCTTATCAAAAAATGAGTCTTTTGCAAGGGTAACTATAGCAAGTTTTGCCTCTCAGCTAGACCCAACTGTGGAGGAAATAAATGATATCAAAACCGCAGTTTCTGAAGCGGTGACAAATGCTATTATTCATGGGTATGAAAATGAAATGGGTGAGTTATATATTTCAGCAAAAATAACTGCTAATACAGTAGAAATAAAAGTAAAGGATACTGGGCGGGGTATAGAAGATGTGGAAAAGGCAAGGGAACCTTTATTTACATCTAAACCAGAGTTGGAGAGATCAGGTATGGGGTTTACGATAATTGAAAATTTTATGGATGAGGTAGAAATTTTATCTAAAACCGGATCTGGAACTCAAATCACTATGCGTAAAAAGATTGTTCCCTCAACTACTGAGAAGTAA
- the spoVAC gene encoding stage V sporulation protein AC, with amino-acid sequence MSKNKKNKQKKQTFAQYAKSQHPKTPLLKNSVNAFWVGGLICAIGQAIQNFYVNVFGFSQQDAANPTVATIIFLAGLLTALGFFDRIAKFAGAGTAVPVTGFANSMVSSALEFKKEGFVLGVGGKMFSLAGSVIVFGVVTAFIIGLISAIL; translated from the coding sequence ATGTCAAAAAACAAAAAAAACAAACAAAAAAAGCAAACCTTTGCTCAATATGCAAAAAGCCAACACCCCAAAACTCCGTTACTAAAAAATAGTGTTAACGCATTTTGGGTTGGAGGACTTATTTGTGCTATAGGTCAAGCTATACAAAATTTTTATGTTAATGTTTTTGGTTTTTCTCAACAAGACGCTGCTAATCCTACTGTTGCAACTATAATTTTTTTGGCAGGCTTACTTACTGCCCTCGGATTTTTTGATAGAATTGCCAAATTTGCTGGAGCTGGTACTGCTGTTCCTGTAACAGGTTTTGCAAACTCTATGGTAAGTTCAGCATTAGAATTTAAGAAAGAAGGTTTTGTGCTTGGTGTTGGGGGAAAAATGTTTTCATTAGCGGGGTCTGTTATTGTTTTTGGTGTAGTTACTGCATTTATTATTGGGCTAATTTCAGCTATTTTATAG
- a CDS encoding dodecin family protein, whose protein sequence is MIDTVTKVIELVGESPKSWEDAIQNAVAKSAKSIDGISGVEVLNLTARVENGKLVEYKANVKVAFPVIDR, encoded by the coding sequence ATGATAGACACAGTTACAAAAGTAATAGAACTTGTAGGCGAATCCCCCAAAAGCTGGGAGGATGCCATTCAAAATGCAGTGGCAAAATCGGCAAAGAGTATAGATGGAATTTCTGGAGTGGAAGTATTAAACCTAACTGCTAGGGTGGAAAATGGTAAATTAGTAGAATATAAAGCAAATGTTAAGGTGGCATTTCCGGTGATCGATAGGTAG
- the spoVAE gene encoding stage V sporulation protein AE, protein MEYLIAFLVGGAICVIGQLLLDLTPFTPAHILSGFVVAGGILGGLGIYPAFIDFAGAGASIPISSFGNSLAQGAMSEAASTGIVGVLTGMFELTSTGITSAIIFAFFFALFFDAKG, encoded by the coding sequence ATGGAATATTTAATTGCTTTTTTAGTTGGTGGCGCAATATGCGTAATTGGGCAACTATTATTGGATTTAACTCCTTTTACACCTGCGCACATTTTATCTGGATTTGTCGTAGCAGGTGGAATCCTTGGTGGTTTAGGGATATACCCAGCTTTCATTGACTTTGCTGGCGCTGGGGCTAGTATTCCTATATCTTCTTTTGGCAATTCATTAGCACAAGGTGCAATGTCTGAAGCAGCTAGTACAGGCATAGTAGGTGTGTTAACTGGTATGTTTGAGTTAACTAGTACTGGTATCACATCAGCTATTATTTTTGCTTTCTTTTTTGCATTGTTTTTTGATGCAAAGGGATAA
- a CDS encoding acyl-CoA dehydratase activase-related protein has product MKSKLIGVPRTLLYYNVAEKLESFFDLLEVNLLVSPPTSKSLIKKGNSFSIDEACLPVKAGLGHLDYLANNGADAIFMPRVVSIERNKYICPKFLGLPEYCTSLMPHLPPLISPTIDLRTKNGIKKFCMDLGKELKIQPFKVKEALFKVKPEKRNKPKLMGKELNIAVLGHSYNIYDPGLNLAILEKTKKYANVKTVEDYTENELNMGRDLLPKPLFWSYGEQIAAAAISSMEKGEVQGIIVVTSFGCGPHSFITEIIEQHYKKRKQIPILYLTLDEHSAEAGLITRLEAFMDLLTLRREKIWA; this is encoded by the coding sequence ATGAAAAGTAAGTTAATAGGGGTTCCAAGAACTCTCCTGTATTATAATGTAGCAGAAAAACTTGAAAGTTTTTTTGATTTATTAGAGGTAAACTTATTAGTTTCTCCTCCTACAAGTAAAAGTTTAATAAAAAAGGGAAACAGTTTTTCAATTGACGAAGCATGCCTGCCTGTTAAGGCAGGGCTAGGGCATTTAGATTATCTGGCAAATAATGGAGCAGACGCAATATTTATGCCTAGGGTTGTTTCCATTGAAAGAAATAAGTATATTTGTCCTAAATTTTTAGGTTTGCCAGAGTATTGTACAAGCTTAATGCCTCATTTGCCACCGTTGATCTCTCCTACAATAGATTTAAGAACTAAAAATGGTATTAAGAAGTTTTGTATGGATTTAGGTAAGGAGTTGAAAATTCAACCGTTTAAAGTAAAAGAAGCCCTTTTTAAAGTTAAACCTGAAAAAAGAAATAAACCTAAACTAATGGGTAAAGAACTAAATATTGCTGTGCTAGGTCATAGCTATAATATATATGACCCAGGGTTGAATTTGGCAATTTTAGAAAAAACTAAAAAATATGCCAATGTAAAAACTGTTGAGGACTATACAGAAAATGAACTTAACATGGGAAGAGATTTGCTTCCTAAACCGCTTTTTTGGAGCTATGGAGAACAGATAGCGGCAGCAGCAATAAGCTCAATGGAAAAAGGAGAAGTACAAGGGATAATAGTAGTCACGTCTTTTGGATGTGGTCCTCACTCATTTATAACTGAAATAATTGAACAACATTATAAAAAAAGGAAACAAATCCCTATATTATATTTGACATTAGATGAGCACAGCGCTGAAGCTGGGCTTATAACGCGTCTGGAAGCTTTTATGGATCTTTTAACTTTAAGGAGGGAAAAAATATGGGCATAA
- a CDS encoding stage V sporulation protein AE, producing the protein MTKRVILVTDGDTVAKSCVELAAQKLELRCISASAGNPTELRGSEIKELIEQSKGSTVIVMVDDRGQAGQGKGERVTEYLTTQDGIEIIGALAVASNSPAVEPIKPDKSITMTGDFVSLGVDKEGIELADDKIYGDTVENLESLGIKNIIGIGDIGKMCGQDSIHEGVPVTIKAIEEIIKLNSKKDLGGKYEK; encoded by the coding sequence TTGACAAAAAGAGTGATTTTAGTAACCGATGGTGATACAGTAGCCAAATCCTGTGTAGAATTAGCAGCGCAGAAATTAGAACTAAGATGTATATCAGCTTCAGCTGGCAACCCTACAGAACTCAGGGGTAGTGAAATAAAAGAACTAATAGAACAAAGTAAGGGCTCCACAGTTATAGTTATGGTTGATGATAGAGGCCAAGCTGGGCAGGGAAAGGGTGAGAGAGTCACAGAGTATTTGACAACCCAGGATGGTATAGAAATAATAGGTGCTCTGGCAGTAGCATCCAATAGCCCTGCAGTAGAACCGATAAAGCCTGATAAATCAATTACAATGACTGGTGACTTTGTGTCTTTAGGAGTGGATAAGGAAGGAATAGAGCTTGCAGATGATAAGATTTATGGTGATACAGTAGAAAATTTGGAGAGTTTAGGGATTAAAAACATAATTGGAATAGGTGATATTGGTAAAATGTGTGGCCAGGACTCAATTCACGAAGGGGTCCCTGTAACAATAAAAGCTATCGAGGAAATTATAAAGCTTAATAGTAAAAAAGATTTAGGAGGTAAGTATGAAAAGTAA
- a CDS encoding stage V sporulation protein AB — protein sequence MSISTSLKKQAQKKMISIISQHLIFGFIGISSGVIVGTSLAAFLTVLDVIPRLAQLLRIKQKVVLETAITFGAVMGTLVTVLDLEMFLPSFIAIFLGLLMGVFVGMLTAALTEVLNVLPIIALRLGLISYVRALLVALILGKTIGSLLYWLLPQIQ from the coding sequence ATGTCAATAAGTACCTCACTAAAGAAGCAAGCACAAAAAAAGATGATTAGTATCATAAGTCAGCATTTAATCTTTGGGTTTATTGGTATTTCAAGTGGAGTTATAGTGGGTACTTCTTTAGCAGCTTTCTTAACTGTATTAGATGTAATTCCAAGATTAGCACAGCTTCTAAGAATAAAGCAAAAAGTAGTCTTAGAAACAGCAATAACTTTTGGCGCTGTAATGGGCACCTTAGTAACTGTTTTGGATTTAGAGATGTTCCTGCCTAGCTTTATCGCTATTTTTTTAGGGCTACTTATGGGTGTTTTTGTTGGGATGTTAACTGCTGCTTTAACTGAAGTGCTCAATGTTTTACCAATAATAGCCCTTAGACTAGGGTTAATATCCTATGTTAGAGCCTTATTGGTTGCTCTAATTTTGGGGAAAACAATAGGTTCACTTCTTTATTGGTTGCTACCTCAAATACAATAA
- a CDS encoding CoA protein activase, protein MGITFPRFGTSHVAIGNLLKWMGHDVIKPPDITEKTISLGTKNSPELACFPLKITTGSFIEALDSGADSILMAGGVGPCRFGYYGYLQKGALTQMGYKFDSFIIEPPSRHPKQAYHTIKSLKKKTPWHTVMKYVYIVLTKQKYIDKMHKLVLETAPKEVGEIKSFKLFNEFVQKVEPVREVKSLKEIYQHYADKLYKFQKVTPKVKIKLLGEIYLVCEPAANLYIEKKLAALGVEVQRTIYLGEWFDGHVVKDIIPILKEKETEKTAKSYLSQMVGGHGQETVAQTVQASQQGFDGVIQVYPFTCTPEILAQGIITKVSKDKKIPVLTLSMDEHSAQAGIDTRLEAFVDLIYQKKLQNERGEALWVMGS, encoded by the coding sequence ATGGGCATAACCTTCCCAAGGTTTGGAACCAGCCATGTAGCTATAGGTAATCTTCTGAAATGGATGGGGCATGATGTTATTAAGCCACCAGATATTACAGAAAAAACTATATCATTAGGCACAAAAAACTCACCTGAGTTAGCCTGTTTTCCCCTTAAAATAACTACAGGAAGTTTTATTGAAGCTTTAGATAGTGGGGCGGATAGTATACTTATGGCAGGAGGAGTTGGGCCGTGCCGGTTTGGTTACTATGGATATTTACAAAAAGGTGCTTTGACACAGATGGGCTACAAGTTTGATTCATTTATTATAGAACCGCCTAGTAGACATCCTAAACAAGCTTATCATACTATCAAAAGTTTAAAAAAGAAAACACCTTGGCACACTGTAATGAAATATGTTTACATAGTTTTGACCAAACAGAAGTACATAGATAAAATGCATAAGTTAGTTTTAGAAACTGCACCAAAAGAAGTAGGAGAGATTAAAAGTTTTAAACTATTTAATGAGTTCGTACAAAAAGTGGAGCCAGTAAGGGAAGTTAAATCATTGAAGGAAATATATCAACATTACGCAGATAAGTTGTATAAATTTCAAAAAGTCACACCTAAGGTGAAAATAAAACTGTTGGGAGAAATATATTTGGTTTGTGAACCGGCAGCTAATTTATATATAGAAAAAAAGTTAGCAGCACTAGGTGTTGAAGTTCAAAGAACTATATACTTAGGTGAATGGTTTGATGGCCATGTAGTTAAGGATATAATACCTATACTTAAAGAAAAAGAAACTGAAAAAACAGCAAAATCTTATTTGAGTCAAATGGTAGGGGGCCATGGTCAAGAAACTGTTGCACAGACTGTACAAGCGAGCCAACAAGGTTTTGATGGGGTGATACAGGTATATCCATTTACTTGTACTCCAGAAATCCTTGCTCAAGGGATAATAACCAAAGTATCAAAAGACAAAAAAATTCCAGTACTAACTCTATCAATGGATGAACACTCAGCTCAAGCTGGTATTGATACAAGGCTAGAAGCTTTTGTTGATTTGATTTATCAAAAGAAATTACAAAACGAAAGAGGTGAAGCCTTATGGGTAATGGGGTCATAA
- a CDS encoding D-alanyl-D-alanine carboxypeptidase family protein, which yields MRKILSGVLIVFLCFSGTQVASSQEFELECEAALLMEPTTGKVVFEHEAHQQFPIASITKVMTLLLAMEAIEEGRVSLEDTVVASQRASEMGGSQIFLEKGQEISFEDLLIAVAAGSANDASVAVAEHVSTSVEGFVDDMNTRANQLGMKNTEFLNPSGLPIDEKENLSTAYDVALMSRELLKYPKVHEWATVQWDTEFLGDVYLSNTNLKFLTNYPGADGLKTGWTTEAGYCISATALREDTRFLAIILKSPSPDQRLKETNQLLNYGFANYKTQNIYEQGEVIKTVEVEKGSVTEVDLKTEEKISVLLDKKQEGEITTSINVPKRIDAPIAKGEKVGVIEVLRDGTVIEKIDLTVEKEVDEAGTMQLFGRSLKELLRTVR from the coding sequence ATGAGGAAAATTTTAAGTGGTGTTCTGATAGTTTTTCTTTGTTTTAGTGGAACCCAAGTTGCTTCAAGTCAGGAGTTTGAGTTGGAATGTGAAGCAGCTTTGTTAATGGAGCCTACAACAGGGAAAGTAGTTTTTGAACATGAAGCACATCAGCAGTTTCCCATAGCATCAATTACAAAAGTTATGACTTTATTGTTAGCTATGGAAGCTATTGAAGAGGGTAGGGTTAGTCTTGAAGATACAGTTGTCGCAAGTCAAAGAGCTTCAGAAATGGGTGGCTCTCAAATATTTTTGGAAAAAGGACAAGAGATTTCTTTTGAAGATTTATTAATTGCTGTTGCTGCTGGTTCCGCAAACGATGCTTCAGTAGCAGTCGCAGAACATGTATCTACCAGTGTAGAAGGTTTCGTTGATGACATGAATACAAGAGCTAATCAACTAGGTATGAAAAACACAGAGTTTTTAAATCCATCAGGATTACCCATTGATGAAAAAGAAAATTTAAGCACGGCATATGATGTAGCTCTAATGTCAAGGGAACTATTAAAATATCCCAAAGTACATGAATGGGCAACAGTTCAATGGGATACAGAATTTTTAGGAGATGTTTACCTATCTAATACAAACTTAAAATTTTTGACAAATTATCCCGGGGCTGATGGACTTAAAACAGGGTGGACAACAGAAGCAGGATATTGTATATCGGCAACGGCATTACGTGAAGATACAAGATTTTTGGCTATAATTTTAAAATCTCCTTCACCGGATCAAAGGTTGAAAGAAACTAACCAGTTACTGAATTATGGTTTTGCGAATTATAAAACCCAAAATATCTATGAGCAAGGTGAAGTGATCAAAACAGTTGAGGTAGAAAAAGGAAGTGTTACTGAAGTAGACCTCAAAACAGAAGAAAAAATATCTGTGCTTTTAGACAAAAAGCAAGAAGGTGAAATTACCACCTCAATAAATGTACCTAAGCGGATAGACGCACCTATAGCTAAAGGGGAAAAAGTGGGGGTTATAGAAGTTTTAAGGGATGGCACTGTGATAGAAAAAATTGATCTAACTGTAGAAAAAGAAGTTGATGAAGCTGGCACAATGCAACTGTTTGGAAGATCTTTAAAAGAACTTTTGCGTACTGTTAGATAA
- a CDS encoding STAS domain-containing protein has translation MNIKFIYENNCIIAVVDGELDHHTGGKVREKLKKEIEKDLASNLIIDCEKLKFMDSSGLGVILGRYKELSAKDCNLILSGLRPNIKKVINLSGVDKIIKCYPDLNSAKSAVKEEY, from the coding sequence TTGAATATAAAATTTATTTATGAGAACAACTGTATTATTGCCGTTGTTGATGGAGAATTGGACCATCATACTGGAGGGAAAGTTAGAGAAAAACTGAAAAAAGAAATTGAGAAAGACCTAGCATCTAACTTAATAATTGACTGTGAAAAACTAAAATTTATGGATAGCTCTGGTCTTGGTGTAATCTTAGGTAGGTACAAAGAGTTAAGTGCTAAAGACTGCAATTTAATTCTCAGTGGTTTGCGACCAAACATAAAAAAAGTAATTAACTTGTCAGGAGTGGACAAAATAATAAAGTGCTATCCTGACTTAAACTCAGCTAAAAGTGCAGTAAAGGAGGAATATTAG
- a CDS encoding sigma-70 family RNA polymerase sigma factor, producing MHWNINRANQYPLLSKTEVEKLFERYEKGDEVAREKLINHNLRLVGKVVERYRGVYDTDDLFQIGCIGLLKAIDSFDFKQNVSFSTYAFPKIIGEIKMYFRDNNPIKISRKQMSQSQLVKKTQEELTQKLKRTPQVSEIAKHMELSVEEVVVALDALQPIQSLEQPVGEEEGFFLKDQLKDNQFAKKFDNKLFLKEILTSLNELERKVIILRYFKEKSQSQIAQTLDMTQVQVSRLEKKIIKKLKDFAQ from the coding sequence ATGCACTGGAATATTAACAGAGCTAACCAGTATCCTCTACTTTCAAAAACAGAAGTAGAGAAGTTATTTGAACGGTATGAAAAAGGAGATGAAGTGGCAAGGGAAAAACTGATAAATCATAACTTAAGACTTGTTGGTAAAGTGGTAGAAAGGTATAGGGGAGTCTATGACACTGATGACTTATTTCAAATTGGCTGTATTGGGTTATTAAAGGCTATTGACTCTTTTGACTTTAAGCAGAATGTTAGTTTTTCCACCTATGCCTTTCCAAAAATTATAGGTGAAATTAAGATGTATTTTAGGGATAACAACCCTATAAAAATTAGCAGGAAGCAAATGAGTCAATCACAACTGGTGAAAAAAACACAAGAAGAACTAACACAAAAACTAAAAAGAACCCCACAGGTCAGTGAAATTGCAAAGCATATGGAGTTATCAGTAGAAGAAGTGGTGGTGGCGTTAGACGCCCTTCAACCTATTCAGTCTTTGGAGCAACCTGTTGGTGAGGAAGAAGGTTTTTTCTTAAAGGATCAACTTAAAGATAATCAGTTTGCTAAAAAGTTTGACAATAAGCTCTTTTTAAAAGAAATTTTAACATCTTTAAATGAGTTAGAAAGAAAAGTAATTATTTTAAGATATTTTAAAGAAAAATCCCAAAGCCAAATAGCACAGACTTTAGATATGACACAAGTTCAAGTATCCAGGCTAGAAAAAAAAATAATAAAAAAACTAAAAGATTTTGCTCAATAG
- a CDS encoding stage V sporulation protein AA has translation MLVYIHYKERITVVKNQTVYLEDIADIVMAESKKKEELLKFPIEINTSTSGIKIISALDIIQQLIVEYPDLHFDLLGKDGIIVEVVSKKIKGLKGRHIIALVVAWLIIFIGSGLAIMSFHADVSMPLVHRQIFHLLTGENEPHPLLLQIPYSLGIGLGMVIFFNHIGKIKKRQEPSPLEVEMFLYNQNVNKYLTKEASTKKDD, from the coding sequence GTGCTAGTATATATACATTACAAGGAAAGAATAACCGTTGTAAAAAATCAGACAGTATACCTTGAAGATATAGCAGATATAGTTATGGCTGAGTCGAAAAAGAAAGAAGAACTTTTAAAGTTTCCAATCGAAATAAACACAAGTACCTCAGGTATAAAAATTATATCTGCTTTAGATATAATACAACAATTAATTGTGGAGTATCCAGATCTGCATTTTGATTTATTAGGAAAAGACGGAATTATTGTAGAGGTGGTTTCTAAAAAAATCAAAGGCCTAAAGGGAAGGCATATAATAGCTTTAGTTGTGGCTTGGTTGATTATATTTATAGGCTCTGGACTTGCAATCATGAGTTTTCATGCTGATGTAAGTATGCCCCTTGTTCATAGACAAATATTTCATTTGTTGACTGGGGAGAATGAGCCCCATCCGTTACTTTTGCAGATACCTTACTCTTTAGGTATAGGTTTAGGTATGGTTATATTTTTTAACCATATTGGGAAGATTAAAAAAAGGCAGGAGCCTAGTCCTTTAGAGGTAGAGATGTTTTTGTACAATCAGAATGTCAATAAGTACCTCACTAAAGAAGCAAGCACAAAAAAAGATGATTAG
- a CDS encoding acyl-CoA dehydratase activase, producing the protein MGNGVIIGIDVGSVSTNIVVLDEKQNLLAKEYIRTQGKPIQAVKKGFEAVEKYIKNNPVLSVGTTGSGRKLAAAMVGADVVKNEITTHAVGALKHDKDVKTVIEIGGQDSKIIILDDSIVTDFAMNSVCAAGTGSFLDQQAARLGISIEDFGKIALESTTELRIAGRCSVFAESDMIHKQQLGNSIADILAGLCTSLVRNYLNNLGKGKEIKSPIMFQGGVAANPGIVSAFEKELEQKILIPTHYDVMGAFGSAHLANIQRPSKSKFFGLEAIDDDFTPSSFNCSDCGNNCEVVNLKRNGLIVGSWGDKCQKYHQPTEQQKISS; encoded by the coding sequence ATGGGTAATGGGGTCATAATAGGTATAGATGTTGGTTCAGTATCAACCAACATAGTGGTGTTAGATGAAAAGCAGAACCTGTTAGCTAAAGAATATATAAGAACACAAGGAAAGCCTATTCAAGCAGTTAAAAAAGGCTTTGAAGCAGTAGAAAAATATATAAAAAATAATCCTGTTCTTTCGGTTGGCACCACTGGAAGTGGAAGAAAACTAGCTGCAGCTATGGTGGGAGCTGATGTTGTAAAAAATGAGATAACAACCCATGCTGTAGGAGCTTTAAAGCATGATAAAGATGTTAAAACTGTAATTGAGATCGGAGGGCAGGATTCTAAAATAATTATACTCGACGATTCTATAGTAACAGATTTTGCCATGAACAGTGTTTGCGCCGCAGGAACAGGATCATTTTTAGATCAGCAGGCGGCACGTTTAGGAATTTCAATTGAAGATTTTGGGAAAATTGCATTAGAATCAACCACTGAACTAAGGATAGCAGGTCGATGTTCTGTATTTGCTGAATCTGATATGATTCATAAGCAGCAATTGGGAAATAGCATAGCTGATATATTGGCGGGCCTTTGTACTTCTTTAGTGAGAAATTATTTAAACAATTTAGGCAAGGGTAAAGAAATAAAATCTCCCATTATGTTTCAAGGAGGGGTAGCAGCTAACCCAGGAATTGTTTCTGCTTTTGAAAAAGAACTAGAACAAAAGATATTAATTCCCACTCACTATGATGTCATGGGGGCTTTTGGTTCAGCTCATTTAGCTAACATTCAGCGTCCTAGTAAATCTAAGTTTTTTGGGTTAGAAGCTATTGATGATGATTTTACACCATCGTCTTTTAATTGTAGCGACTGTGGTAATAATTGTGAAGTTGTTAACCTAAAAAGAAATGGATTGATAGTAGGGAGTTGGGGTGATAAGTGTCAAAAATATCACCAGCCAACAGAACAACAAAAAATAAGTAGTTAA
- the spoVAD gene encoding stage V sporulation protein AD produces MAKKIGKYTYKLDSSINIVSSATVTGPKEKKGPYGKHFDLSYSELTCGEKSFEKAEKKLMKDAIEKALDCKKFTNNDVDVFIAGDLLNQIITSNFTAAELSIPFLGLFGACSTFVEGLIVGSIFLESGCGERVVTATSSHYAAVERQYRFPTEYGGQVPGYAQHTVTGAGSTVLEVKKKGPSITHFTVGKVYDKGIKDPYDMGSAMAPSAADTLKNIFDDTNQNPEDFDLILTGDLGQVGSKILKDLLNEGGYFLGTNYMDCGAEIYGDDPSALSGGSGCSCSALMTLGYYLKQNEYKKIIIVATGSLHSPTSYQQGNSIPTIAHGVIIEKKEDM; encoded by the coding sequence ATGGCAAAAAAAATAGGCAAATATACTTATAAACTTGATTCTTCGATAAATATCGTATCTTCTGCTACTGTAACTGGACCAAAAGAGAAAAAAGGGCCCTATGGTAAACATTTTGATTTATCATATTCAGAGCTAACATGCGGAGAGAAAAGCTTTGAAAAAGCAGAAAAAAAATTAATGAAAGATGCAATTGAAAAAGCTCTTGATTGTAAAAAGTTTACCAACAATGATGTGGATGTATTTATAGCTGGGGATCTATTGAACCAAATTATTACGTCAAATTTTACTGCTGCTGAATTGAGTATCCCTTTTCTAGGTTTGTTTGGAGCATGCTCCACCTTTGTAGAGGGCCTTATAGTCGGTTCTATTTTCCTAGAGTCGGGATGTGGTGAAAGAGTAGTTACAGCCACTTCCAGTCATTATGCTGCTGTAGAAAGACAATATAGGTTTCCAACAGAATATGGAGGTCAAGTACCTGGGTATGCTCAACACACCGTGACCGGAGCTGGTAGTACAGTGCTGGAAGTTAAGAAAAAAGGACCGTCTATTACTCATTTTACTGTAGGCAAAGTTTATGATAAGGGAATTAAAGACCCATATGATATGGGCAGTGCTATGGCTCCTTCTGCTGCTGATACTTTAAAAAATATTTTTGATGATACAAACCAAAACCCTGAAGATTTTGATTTAATATTAACAGGTGATTTGGGTCAAGTTGGAAGCAAAATTTTAAAGGATTTATTGAATGAAGGAGGATATTTTTTAGGAACTAATTATATGGACTGTGGTGCTGAAATTTATGGAGATGACCCTTCAGCTCTCTCAGGAGGCAGTGGATGCTCTTGTTCAGCATTAATGACTTTAGGATATTATTTAAAACAAAATGAGTATAAGAAAATCATTATAGTGGCAACAGGCTCCCTGCATAGCCCCACCTCCTATCAGCAAGGGAACTCTATTCCAACCATCGCTCATGGTGTAATTATTGAGAAAAAGGAGGACATGTAA